Below is a window of Pseudarthrobacter equi DNA.
CACCAGCGGCTGCAGGCTGAGGAACGGGATGACGGTACTCAGGACCTCTGGCGCCACCCGGAGGCTGACCTGCACGCGCTCGCCGAAGCGGGCCCGCTCCAGCAGCAGGTACCGGTCGATGCAGCGCAGTTCCTCGGCCAGGGTGGTGAAATCGCCGTGCCGGCGAAAGGAATAGCGGGTGAAATCGGCGAACTCCACCACCAGCTCGCGCGCCCGGGCAGGATCGGTGTTGATGAAGGACGCGATGGCGTTGAGCGAGTTGTAAATGAAATGCGGGCTGATCTGGGCGCGCAGTGCCCGCACCTCGGCTTCCATCAGCTGGGTCCGCGAGGCATCCAGCTCGGCCAGCTCCACCTGCACGGCCACCCAGTCCGCCACCTCGCCGGCGGCCCGTACCAAGCCGGACCCTGCCGACGAAGCGAAGGCTGCGACGGCGCCCACCACGCGTGATCCGGCCCGCACCGGTGCTATGACAGCCGCCAGGGCGCCGCCGGTCCCGTCCGGTCCCGGCGACAGAACAGCCGTCCGCCCGCCGGCCAGGACCTCAGCGGCCAGTTCCATCAGCCGCGGCTTCAGGTCCTCCGCAGCCCCGTCCCAGGCGAGCACACCCGAGGTATCCGTGATGGCCAGTGCGTCACAGCCAAGCAGCGTCCGCAGATGGCGGCTTGCCTTCGAAGCGCCGGCGGGATTGAGGCCGCGGCGCAGGTGCTGGCCTGCCTGCGATGCCGCGTGCAGGGTGTGGTAGGTGGCGCGCTCGGCGTCCGTGCCCAGGTCGCGGAAGGAGCGGAGCACCTTCAGTCCCACGCCGACGACGACGGCGATGGCCATGGCGATCACGGCCACAGCCGCAGCGGTCAGGAGGGGGGAGTCCGGCATGGGCCCAGCGTAGCCGCGGGTGCCGTTTGTCGCAGCATCCCGACCGTTGAGCGACCACAGTGCCGGAGGGGCTGGAAGTGCCTGCCGTGACGCAGCAGAGTGATTGCTGTCACACCAGCGGCGTTTCCTCATCCGGGCCTGCCGTCCAGTGTGCACCGGCATGTCTCAATGAGGAGGAACCATGGGTAACGATGCCCAAAGTCCGGACGCTGCGGCGTCCGTCGACTTTGAACAGGTCCAGTCGACCGAGCAGTTCCAGGAACTGCGCAAGCGCCACCGCAGCTTTGTTTTCCCCATGGCAGTGGCCTTCCTGCTGTGGTACTTCGCCTACGTCCTGCTCGCGGACTACGCGGTGGAGTTCATGTCCACCAAAGTCTGGGGAAACATCAACATCGGCCTGATCCTGGGCCTGCTCCAGTTCGTCTCCACCTTCGCGATCACCGGATGGTACGTCAGCTACTCCAACAGGAAGCTGGACCCCATCGCCTCTGAGATCCGGAACGAGATCGAGGGCCACGAATTCGACAAGCACGGCAACCGGGTGGGTGGAGCAAACAAATGATTACTATCGCAACCGCAGTGGACGTGGCCGCGCTCAAGGACACCACCCTGCTGAACATGGGCATCTTCGGCCTGTTCGTGGCCGTCACCATGGTGATCGTGTTCCGTGCCAGCCGGAACAACAAGACCGCCGCCGACTACTACGCAGCCGGACGCTCCTTCACGGGATCGCAGAACGGCACCGCAATCGCCGGCGACTACCTTTCCGCAGCCTCGTTCCTGGGCATCACCGGCGCCATCGCCATCAACGGGTATGACGGCTTCATGTACTCCATCGGGTTCCTGGTGGCCTGGCTTGTGGCGCTGCTCCTGGTGGCTGAACTGCTCCGCAACACCGGCAAGTTCACCATGGCCGATGTGCTGTCCTTCCGGCTCAAGCAGCGGCCCGTCCGCATCGCAGCAGCAATCTCCACCCTGGCGGTTTGCTTCTTCTACCTCCTGGCCCAGATGGCCGGTGCCGGCAGCCTGATCTCACTGCTGCTGGGCATCAGTGACTGGGGCGGACAGGCCCTGGTGATCATCGTCGTCGGCGCCCTCATGATCATGTACGTCCTGATCGGCGGCATGAAGGGGACCACGTGGGTCCAGATCATCAAAGCCATCCTGCTGATCGCCGGTGCCGCCGTCATGACCATGTGGGTCCTGGCCATCTACGGGTTCAACCTTTCGGCCCTGCTGGGCGGTGCCGTGGAAACGGCCAACAACCCCGCGGTCCTCAACCCGGGCCTGCAGTACGGCAAGAGCGAAACCTCCAAGCTGGACTTCATGTCACTTGGCCTCGCCCTGGTACTGGGCACGGCCGCCCTGCCGCACGTCCTGATGCGCTTCTACACGGTCCCCACGGCCAAAGAAGCCCGCAAGTCGGTGGTCTG
It encodes the following:
- a CDS encoding solute symporter family protein; the encoded protein is MITIATAVDVAALKDTTLLNMGIFGLFVAVTMVIVFRASRNNKTAADYYAAGRSFTGSQNGTAIAGDYLSAASFLGITGAIAINGYDGFMYSIGFLVAWLVALLLVAELLRNTGKFTMADVLSFRLKQRPVRIAAAISTLAVCFFYLLAQMAGAGSLISLLLGISDWGGQALVIIVVGALMIMYVLIGGMKGTTWVQIIKAILLIAGAAVMTMWVLAIYGFNLSALLGGAVETANNPAVLNPGLQYGKSETSKLDFMSLGLALVLGTAALPHVLMRFYTVPTAKEARKSVVWSIWLIGLFYLFTLVLGYGAAALVGADTIKSAPGGVNAAAPLLAFYLGGPLLLGFISAVAFATILAVVAGLTITAAASFAHDIYANVIAKGKADAATEVRVARRTVVVIGILAILGGILANGQNVAFLVALAFAVAASANLPTIIYSLFWRRFTTQGAVWSMYGGLGAAIILIIFSPVVSGGATSMIKDAHFAIFPLSNPGIVSIPLAFFLGWLGTVLDKKREDPAKQAEMEVRSLTGVGAEKAVDH
- a CDS encoding sensor histidine kinase; this translates as MPDSPLLTAAAVAVIAMAIAVVVGVGLKVLRSFRDLGTDAERATYHTLHAASQAGQHLRRGLNPAGASKASRHLRTLLGCDALAITDTSGVLAWDGAAEDLKPRLMELAAEVLAGGRTAVLSPGPDGTGGALAAVIAPVRAGSRVVGAVAAFASSAGSGLVRAAGEVADWVAVQVELAELDASRTQLMEAEVRALRAQISPHFIYNSLNAIASFINTDPARARELVVEFADFTRYSFRRHGDFTTLAEELRCIDRYLLLERARFGERVQVSLRVAPEVLSTVIPFLSLQPLVENAVRHGLEAKEGPGHITITADDAGAYAQVTIEDDGVGMDPEQLQSMLAGHIDGEHVGLRNVDARLRQVYGDAHGLVIETAPGEGTLITMKVPKSQPGHDA
- a CDS encoding DUF485 domain-containing protein, yielding MGNDAQSPDAAASVDFEQVQSTEQFQELRKRHRSFVFPMAVAFLLWYFAYVLLADYAVEFMSTKVWGNINIGLILGLLQFVSTFAITGWYVSYSNRKLDPIASEIRNEIEGHEFDKHGNRVGGANK